ACCCGGCCGGGGACGCCCACCCGGGCCCGGTTGGTCCTGGTTCGGTCCGGCTTCCGGGCCTCGGCTTGCGTGATCAACTCCGTTTCGGCGCTCTGGCGGTATCGGGGTGGGTGTGATGCGGCCACTTCGGCGAACTGGTGTGGATCACGGAGGGCCGGGCGTTTCGTGCGGTGGCGGGGTGGTGGCATCCTTGCCGTCATGGACGGGCACCGGGAGATGCGAGCGGCCGACCGCGACCGGGAGGCCACTGCGGAACGGCTCCGGGTGGCGCTGGAGGAGGGCCGGCTCGGCCTGCACGAGTACGACGAGCGGCTGGCCCGCGCGTACGCCGCCCGGACCTACGGCGAGCTGGACGAGGTGGTCGCCGACCTGCCGGGGGTGGCGCCCGTCGAGCGGTCCGCCCTGGCGCCGACCCCGCCGCCCGCGCCGGTTGATCCGGCGGCTCCCGCCGGCGCCGGAGCGGCCGGGACGCCGGTGAAGTCCGGTGGATCGGAGGCGCCGGAGACCCGCTCCCGGCTGCTCTGGATCTGGATGCCCTGGCTGCGGGTGGCCGCGATCCTGGTGCCGATCTGGCTGATCAGTGCGGTCGCATCGGGCCACGTCGCCGGCGTCTGGCCGCTCTGGGTGCTGGGCCCGTGGGGTGGCCTGGTGTTGATGCAGTCGGTCGGGCTGATCGGTGTGGATCACGGCCGGAAGCGGCGCGACCGCCGGCGCTGAGCGTGGGTGCCCGAGGGCGTACGGCGACGGTCGCGGCCTTCCACCGCTGTGCCACTGGTCACAGTGGGTGCGGAAATTGGCCAGGCGCGGGGCGTCAGGGCCGGCCGGTTTGGCGGCAGCGCTCCGGCCGGCGTACACTTTCTGATCGGCGCACAGCGTCCACTCCGCCATGCCCACCCTGCGCTTCGGTGGGAGTCGGAGCCGCGGCTGGCGCGGGTCAACTGATCTTGATTGGGCGATCCGTGTAAGACGTTGTGAGCCGTCCGGAGTAACCGACGTCAGGACAGCGGAGTACATGCCGAAAAAAGACGGAGCCATCGAGATCGAGGGTCGGGTCATCGAGCCCCTGCCGAACGCCATGTTCCGGGTGGAGCTCGCGAACGGTCACAAGGTGCTGGCTCACATCAGCGGCAAGATGCGGCAGCACTACATCCGCATCCTGCCGGAGGACCGGGTCGTCGTCGAACTCTCGCCGTACGACCTGACCCGCGGGCGCATCGTCTACCGCTACAAGTAAGCCTGACGACGGCCGGGACGTCCCCGTGTCCGTCTTCGACGTCCGGGTCGCGACTCGTCGCGTTCCGGGCCGGATGGGAAGTAAGGCAACCGTGAAGGTCAAGCCGAGCGTCAAGAGGATCTGCAACAAGTGCCGGGTGATCCGCCGGCACGGCCGGGTCATGGTCATCTGCACCGACCCGCGCCACAAGCAGCGCCAGGGCTGACGCCCCACACGTCACAGCTCGTCCCAGCCGCGGACGGTGCGCTTCGCGCGTACCCCCTCGTGGTTGACCCCCGGTCGGAGGCCGGGGCCCGCTCGGGCAGCGGGGTGGGACGGGTCCAGACCTCCGCACACATTTGAGGAGTACGCCCGCACATGGCACGTCTAGTCGGCGTGGATCTCCCCCGCGAGAAGCGGATGGAGATCGCGCTCACCTACATCTTCGGGGTCGGTCGCACCCGCGCCCTGGAGACCCTCGCCGCCACCGGCATCTCGCCGGACAAGCGCGTTCGGGACCTCACGGACGAGGAGCTGGTCGAGCTCCGGAACCACATCGAGGGCAACTACAAGGTTGAAGGCGACCTGCGCCGCGAGGTCGCCGCCGACATCCGCCGCAAGGTCGAGATCGGCTGCTACGCCGGCATCCGGCACCGTCGCGGTCTGCCCGTGCGCGGTCAGCGCACCAAGACCAACGCGCGGACCCGGAAGGGCCCGAAGCGGACTGTGGCCGGCAAGAAGAAGCCCGGCAAGAAGTAATTCTTACCCGGGTGACGGGTCGGCCGCCGCAGAGGTGGGCCAGGCCGCAACCCGTTCCGGAAAGTCAACTAGGAGCGCAGAAGACTTATGCCACCGAAGGCTCGTGCCGGAGCCGCTGTCAAGAAGGTCCGGCGCAAGGAACGCAAGAACGTCGCCCACGGGCAGGCGCACATCAAGAGCACCTTCAACAACACCATCGTGTCCATCACGGACCCGACCGGTGCGGTCATC
The genomic region above belongs to Micromonospora sp. WMMD1128 and contains:
- the rpmJ gene encoding 50S ribosomal protein L36 → MKVKPSVKRICNKCRVIRRHGRVMVICTDPRHKQRQG
- a CDS encoding DUF1707 domain-containing protein, which produces MDGHREMRAADRDREATAERLRVALEEGRLGLHEYDERLARAYAARTYGELDEVVADLPGVAPVERSALAPTPPPAPVDPAAPAGAGAAGTPVKSGGSEAPETRSRLLWIWMPWLRVAAILVPIWLISAVASGHVAGVWPLWVLGPWGGLVLMQSVGLIGVDHGRKRRDRRR
- the rpsM gene encoding 30S ribosomal protein S13; protein product: MARLVGVDLPREKRMEIALTYIFGVGRTRALETLAATGISPDKRVRDLTDEELVELRNHIEGNYKVEGDLRREVAADIRRKVEIGCYAGIRHRRGLPVRGQRTKTNARTRKGPKRTVAGKKKPGKK
- the infA gene encoding translation initiation factor IF-1, with the translated sequence MPKKDGAIEIEGRVIEPLPNAMFRVELANGHKVLAHISGKMRQHYIRILPEDRVVVELSPYDLTRGRIVYRYK